A window of Dehalogenimonas sp. WBC-2 genomic DNA:
CGTCCGAAGCCGATTCAATAAACCCGCCGATGATTTGGTGATCAAATACACCACCTCTTTGCCTTTTGACCAGCGGCTTTACCGTGAAGATATCCGCGGGTCATTGGTTCACGCCAAAATGCTGGCTAAACAAGGCATTATCCCGGTAGCAGACGCGGAAAACATCACCAAAGGTCTTCTGGAGATCGAAAACGAGATTGAGACTGGCAAATTCGACTTCAAACCAGAAATGGAAGATATCCACATGGCTGTCGAAGCGCGGCTCAAAGAAAAGATCGGAGAGGCGGCGGGGCGGTTGCACACGGCGCGATCACGAAACGACCAGGTATCTACTGATTTACGGCTTTATCTGAAAGATATCATCACCGAAACCAACGTATCGATCAAAGAATTACAGACCGAATTTATTGGTCTGTGTGAGAAACATATCGATGTCGCCCTGCCGGGCTACACCCACCTTCAGCCCGCCCAGCCGGTACTCCTGGCTCATCACTATTTGGCCTATTTTGAAATGCTGGAGCGTGATAAAGCACGCTTCCTCGACTGCCTCAAGCGCACCGATGTCCTGCCGCTGGGCAGCGGAGCTTTGGCTGGCGTGGCTTATAACATTGATCGCGAATTCGTGGCAAGAGAGCTTGGATTCCGGTTGGCAAGCAGCAACAGCCTGGACGCCGTATCAGACCGGGATTTTGTTATAGAATACCTGTCCGCGGCGTCAATAACCATGATGCACCTGTCACGTCTGGCTGAAGAACTGATCCTGTGGAGCAGCGCCGAATTTGGTTTCATTGAGATTGACGATGCTTATGCCACCGGCTCATCCATCATGCCGCAGAAGAAAAATCCGGATGTGGCCGAACTGGGGCGCGGCAAGACAGGCCGGGTCTATGGACATCTTATCAGCCTGTTAACCACGTTGAAGGGGTTACCGCTGGCCTACAACCGCGATCTTCAAGAGGATAAAGAAGGCCTCTTTGACACTGTGGATACACTCATTCTTTCGCTCAGGGTATTTACCGGCATGATGCAGACGCTTAAGATCAGACCAGAAAGAATGCTCCAATCGGTTGACCGCAGTTATTTATTAGCCACCGACCTGGCCGATTATCTGGTAAAAAAGGGCGAAACCTTTCGTAATGCCCACGGCATTATCGGACGGCTGGTAAGCCAGTGCGCCAAAGAACGCCGAACCTTCCCGGAAATGACTCTTGAGGAGTACCGGCAGTTTTCACCGCTATTCGGGCAGGATGTCCTTGAAATCACCATCGCCACCTCAATAGACTCCCGGAACAATCAGGGCGGTACCGCCCGAAAACAGGTTGAAAAAGCATTAGCTACCGCAAAGGAACTTCTACGGTAGCTAATTAAACCCGATACTGATAGACGTTAGGCCGCAGCGGTGCGGGACAGGGTGCGCAAGCAGCGGGTGCACAGAGAAAGCCGGGTGGATTTCCCGTTTAATAATACACGCGCCGGATGGCAATTTGGCTCGAAGCGACGATTGGTGCGCCTTTTGGAATGGCTGACATTATGCCCAAACATGGCCGTTTTACCGCAATAATCACATTTCATGGCCTGGGGTGGAGCTCCTTTGACTATTCATTCAACGATAATATACAATCCGTTTGTAGAATATAACATATAAGCCCCTTGGTGACAAATTAACAAACTACAGTGCCGGCACCCGGCGCTCTTATGAGGTGTAAATTATGGCTGTCCAAACCACTATGACCGGACAGGAAATGCGCGATATGCTGGCCGCAGCAGCTGCGTGGCTGGAGAAAAGTGCTTCGGACATTGATGCCCTTAACGTTTTCCCGGTTCCTGACGGTGACTGCGGCACCAATATGCTGCTGACCCTGCGCTCCGCAGTCGACGAATCCCAGCGGGTAGCCAATAACAATATTGGGTCTATCAGCAACGCCGTCGCCAAAGGTGCCCTCATGGGGGCTCGCGGCAATTCCGGGGTAATATCATCCCAAATATGGCGCGGCGTAGCGCAGGTGTTTAAAGATAAAGAGACAGTCAACGCCACCGACTGGGCTGATGCTTGGGAGCAGGCAGTGGAGACGGCCTACAAAGGTCTCTCAAACCCTGTTGAAGGCACTATCCTGACAGTGCTCAAAGATGTCGCCGCTGCGGCACGGACTGCCGCTGAAAACAATACCTCTATCCCGGAACAGGTTGAATCTGCCATGAACGCTGCCTGTGATTCGGTGGCGCGCACCCCAAATCTGCTGCATACCTTGCGTGAAGCCGGTGTGGTAGATGCTGGCGGACAAGGTCTATTCACCATCCTTGAGGGCATGCTGCACTACCTGCGCGGCGAAACAGAACAGATGCAGTTTAAAAAATCACGCGTCATTTCCAGTTCAGTACCACTAGCAGCCAAATCGGTACGATTATCACCAAACGATGAGGAACCATTTGGTTATTGCACTGAGTTTCTGTTAAAGGGAGAAAACCTGGATCTGGAAAAAATACGGTCGCGTCTGAAGCGCAAAGGAGAATCCCTGATCGTCGTCGGCGATAACAGCACCATCAGGGTTCATATTCACGCCATTTCGCCTGGTCGAGTCATCAACTTCGCCACCCGGCTGGGCACCGTCCACAAAGTCAGTATCCGCAATATGGACGAACAGCACGAAGATTTTCTGGCGTTGCAAAAGACCAGCCAGCCCACCATGGATATAGCCATTGTCGCCATTGTGGCAGGAGATGGTTTTGCCGATGTTTTCTGTTCACTCGGCGCCGCCGCTACTATCCCCGGCGGTCAGACTATGAACCCGTCAACCAAGGACATTTTGCAAGCTGTTGAAAGCACCGCCTCGGATAAAATTATCATCCTGCCCAACAATAAAAATATCATCCCCGCTGCCGAACAGGTCAAGCACCTGACCTCTAAAACCATAAGCGTAGTAACCACTGAGACCCTGCCGCAGGGAGTGGCCGCCCTACTGGCTTTTGACTATGAGGCTGACCTTGAGGCTAATGTCCAACGCATGACTGCTGCCGCTGAAGGCGCCCGCTCTATTGAGATTACTCACGCTGTCCGCGATACCAAGATTAACGGTCTGGTCATTAAAAAGAACCAGGCAATCGGTCTCTTAGACGGGCACCTGGCAGCAGTGAACGAGCTTTCTGAAGATGTTCTTTGCGATCTTCTGGCCAAAACAGACCTTTCCAAAATTGAGGTCATGACCCTTTACTTCGGCGCTGAGGTCACAGAAGAAGGCGCTATCAAGCTAGCTGAGAGTCTAAGGGGGAAATATCCCGCCATCCAGGTGGAAGTGGTCTGCGGCGGTCAGCCTCATTATGATTATATTGTTTCACTGGAATAGCCGGAAATCCGGTGTTAAAGTTACAAAAGAAAGGGGACGCCAACAGTGTTGAAAATAATCACTGATTCAACGTCAGACCTGACACCGGCGCTGGCCAAAGAGTTTGATATCAGCGTCGTTCCGCTAACCGTGTCATTCGGTCGTGAATCCTTTCTTGACCGTGTAGATATATCCACCGATGAATTTTACCACCGCCTTAGTACTCAGGATATTTTCCCAACCACTACCCAGCCTTCACCCAATGCTTTCTTAAATGTTTTTAAAAAACTCTCGCGGGAGACGGATGAAATTCTGGTCATCACCATATCAAAAAGACTTTCCGGCACTTTTGACTCCGCTCTATCATCAGTGCCTTTACTGGAAAAGCCCGGTTGCCGCATTGAAGTAGTAAACTCCGGGACAACCGCCGCCGCCCTGGGACTTTTGGTAATCTGGGCATCCAAACAGGCAACTAGCGGAATGCCTCTTGATGAGCTGAAAAAAGCCGTGGAAGACCGTGCCCCTGACAGCAAACCGGTCATGGCATTTGACACCTTGAAATACCTGGCCAAAGGGGGACGCATCGGTAGAGCACAAGGTCTGGCAGGCTCTCTGCTATCCATTAAACCGGTGCTGACTATCAGAGACGGAGAGGTGGCACCTCTGACGCGGGTGCGCTCCATGGCTGGTGGTATAGACGTTCTCTATAACTTTGCCGCTTCTCATAAAAATATTGACGAAATGGCAGTAGAACACGCTACAACACCGGATCTGGCCGATGCCTTGGTGGAGAGACTGGGCGCTATTTATCCTCAAGAAAAGATATACCGCACCACCGTTAGTCCGGTTCTTGGCGCCTACATGGGGCCGAGCGTGCTATCGGTATCGGTGTTGGGAAAAAGTTAAGACGCACCTTCAATATTTGGCTCTGAGGCTGATAGATGCCTATAAGAATCGTCACTGACTCAACAGCAGATATATCCACAGAAATTGTAGAGAAACTTGGTATTACAGTAGTCCCGGTTTATGTGCGTTTTGGCAATGATGTTTTCCGTGATGGTGTAGATATTTGCCAGGATGCGGTATATCAAAGGATGCTAGCCGAAAACTCCATCCCAACCACGTCTCAACCTACTCCGGCCGACTTCAGTAATACCTACAGCGAGTTATTGAAAGCTGAAGGCGATATTGTATCAATACACCTGTCCTGCAAGCTATCCGGCACGTATAATTCAGCCCAGACTGGTCGCGACCTGACAACAGCCAAAAATCGTGTCACCGTACTTGACTCTATGTCTCTTTCCATGGGACTTGGTCTGAGTGTGATTACCGCTGCCAGACTTGCTCAGGCTGGTGCAAACTTAGAATCTATTATTAATTCAGTCAAGGAAACTCCATCGGTTACTCGAATAGTAGCTGTATTTGACACCCTGAAATACGTCCTCCGCAGCGGACGACTGGGCGCCGCCAAAGCTTTGATCGGCGGTATCCTGAACGTCAAACCAATGATTACTTTAAGGGATGGCACCTTCTGGCCGGTCGGTATCGCCCGTACCCGCTCCAAAGCCCTGGATAGCCTTGTTGAAATGGTCAAAAAGTCTTCTCATATTGAAGACATTGCCATTGTTTACGCTACCACCCTTGATGAGGCTTTGTCACTTAAGAAGCAGTTGTCATCATATGTTGATGCCGGCCGTCTTTATGTCTCATGTCTAGGCCCGGCTCTAGGCGCCCACGGTGGACCAGGCACCATCATTGTAGCGCTGAGACAAAGAATGTTACCGGCAACCGTCTGAGTTCTCTTAATACCAGTTGTCGGCATCACCTTACGTAGAACCGGTATGTGGTAGGATACTTCAGATTTGGGTTATAATCCAGCCAGTGCTTGCACCAATAGATAAACTCCATGCTGTCTTAGCTTTAGAACGCCAAAAGGCTTATGGGAACACCGCCGTTATTGGCGGATTGGATCGTTTTCTATCTAATTGGGCCATTGAGGCAGCCGCTGATATTTCCAACCGTGTCGCCCTGACCAAATTCAAAAAATACTTCAGCGGCTTCAACTATGGCTCTAAAAGCATTCCTGAACGCGTCGCAGCCATCGAAGACCTGTTAAGATTCATGGAAACGTTCCATCAACCGGTCTCACCTATGGTGGCTGAAGCCCAGGTAATACCATATTCGACAGGAAATACTCCCGTAACAGCAAAAGTACCAGGAAGGAAAGGGAGCGTTGCCGCCATCCCAACTCCAATCCCTTCGCCGGCATCGTTTGACCTCCCCGTCACTTCCCTCAAAGGGGTCAGTGACGCTATTGCCGCCAAGCTCAATAAACTTGGCATCACCTGCGTCAGAGACCTGTTGCATCATTTCCCAGCCCGGCATCTTGATTACTCCAGAATGGCAAAAATCTCCAGTCTGAGCCCCGGCCCGGAGCAAACTATTGTTGCCAACCTTTGGGAAGTCCGTCTCACTACTCCCGGCGGACATCGCTCCACCGAGGCGGTACTGGGTGATGAGACTGGCAATATACGGGCATTGTGGTTCAATAATCCCTATCTGGTGCGGCAACTGCATACTGGAGAACAATTAGTGATTTCCGGTAAAGTGACTCTATTCAAAGGTACGCTGGTCTTTGAATCACCCGCCTGGGAGAAATTAGAGGATAAGGAACTGGTGCACACCGGACGTCTGGTACCGGTCTATCCTTTGACTGCCGGCTTGTATCCCCGCGCCGTGCGCAAGCTGATGAAAGAAGTAGTGGTCGGTTTCAGTCCGGCGCTGATTGAATATCTTCCTGATGATATTCTCAAGCGGCGCAACCTGATCGGTTTCTCACAGGCTATCGCCCAAGCCCATTTCCCAGCCGATGATACTATGAAGGACGCCTCCCGTGTACGCTTGGCATTTGATGAACTATTCTTCCTACAACTAGGCGTGCTGGCGCGCAAGCGCGCCTGGCAGTCTTCTCAACCTGGAGTACCGATCCCGATTGACACGGCTCTACTTGATAAATTCATCCGGTCGCTGCCTTTCCAACTTACACACGCCCAAAAAAAATCACTCAGTGATATCCTGAGTGATATGAGTCGACCTGAAGCCATGAGCCGTCTGCTGCAAGGTGAGGTTGGCTCCGGGAAAACTGTGGTAGCCACCGCCGCCACCCTTATGTCAATTGCCGCCGGTTTCCAATCCGCTTTTATGGCTCCAACGGAAATCCTGGCCGAGCAACATTTCCGCTCTGTCATCCAGATGTTGGAATTATTGGCTACTGAAAAACAGTCCGGCGACAACTCTATTAGCTTCTTGGGTATCCTGCCTGAACGGCCGCTCACTGTTGCCCTGCTCATTGGCGACACAAAAGAGTCCACCAAATCGTTAACCCGCAACCGCCTGAAAAGCGGTGAGATTGATCTTATCATCGGCACCCACGCTCTCATCCAGAAGGACATGAAATATAAAAGCCTGGGGATGGCTGTAATTGATGAACAGCACCGCTTCGGTGTAGAACAGCGGCAAAGCCTGAGGCAAAAAGGTACCAATCCGCATATTCTGGTGATGACAGCAACGCCGATACCCCGGACACTGGCCTTGACCCTGTACGGCGACCTGGACCTATCGGTCATAAATGAGTTGCCACCCGGCCGTCAGACTATCAAGACCAGATGGCTTAAACCGGAGCAGCGCAGTAGCGCCTATGCCTTCATAAAAAAACAAGTTGATTTAAAACAGCAGGCATTTATCATCTGCCCTCTGGTTGAGGAATCAGAAGCCATCCAGGCCAAAGCGGCGACTGCTGAATATGAGACATTGAAACTGGAAATTTTCCCGCAGTACCGGCTCGGGCTGCTGCACGGACGGATGAATGCCAAAGAGAAAGAGTCGGTGATGGCAGCATTTAGTGCCGGGAAGCTGGATATTCTGGTGTCCACACCGGTTATTGAGGTCGGAATTGATGTACCGAACGCCACGGTAATGCTGATTGAATCCGCCGACCGTTTCGGTCTGTCACAATTGCATCAGTTCCGGGGGCGGGTGGGGCGGGGTAAAGAACAAAGTTACTGTATGTTACTGGCAGAAAATCCCTCCGAGATCGCCAACACCCGTCTTTCAGTCATTGAAAATAC
This region includes:
- a CDS encoding argininosuccinate lyase, with the protein product MSHVRSRFNKPADDLVIKYTTSLPFDQRLYREDIRGSLVHAKMLAKQGIIPVADAENITKGLLEIENEIETGKFDFKPEMEDIHMAVEARLKEKIGEAAGRLHTARSRNDQVSTDLRLYLKDIITETNVSIKELQTEFIGLCEKHIDVALPGYTHLQPAQPVLLAHHYLAYFEMLERDKARFLDCLKRTDVLPLGSGALAGVAYNIDREFVARELGFRLASSNSLDAVSDRDFVIEYLSAASITMMHLSRLAEELILWSSAEFGFIEIDDAYATGSSIMPQKKNPDVAELGRGKTGRVYGHLISLLTTLKGLPLAYNRDLQEDKEGLFDTVDTLILSLRVFTGMMQTLKIRPERMLQSVDRSYLLATDLADYLVKKGETFRNAHGIIGRLVSQCAKERRTFPEMTLEEYRQFSPLFGQDVLEITIATSIDSRNNQGGTARKQVEKALATAKELLR
- the rpmB gene encoding 50S ribosomal protein L28; translated protein: MKCDYCGKTAMFGHNVSHSKRRTNRRFEPNCHPARVLLNGKSTRLSLCTRCLRTLSRTAAA
- a CDS encoding dihydroxyacetone kinase family protein, with translation MAVQTTMTGQEMRDMLAAAAAWLEKSASDIDALNVFPVPDGDCGTNMLLTLRSAVDESQRVANNNIGSISNAVAKGALMGARGNSGVISSQIWRGVAQVFKDKETVNATDWADAWEQAVETAYKGLSNPVEGTILTVLKDVAAAARTAAENNTSIPEQVESAMNAACDSVARTPNLLHTLREAGVVDAGGQGLFTILEGMLHYLRGETEQMQFKKSRVISSSVPLAAKSVRLSPNDEEPFGYCTEFLLKGENLDLEKIRSRLKRKGESLIVVGDNSTIRVHIHAISPGRVINFATRLGTVHKVSIRNMDEQHEDFLALQKTSQPTMDIAIVAIVAGDGFADVFCSLGAAATIPGGQTMNPSTKDILQAVESTASDKIIILPNNKNIIPAAEQVKHLTSKTISVVTTETLPQGVAALLAFDYEADLEANVQRMTAAAEGARSIEITHAVRDTKINGLVIKKNQAIGLLDGHLAAVNELSEDVLCDLLAKTDLSKIEVMTLYFGAEVTEEGAIKLAESLRGKYPAIQVEVVCGGQPHYDYIVSLE
- a CDS encoding DegV family protein, translated to MLKIITDSTSDLTPALAKEFDISVVPLTVSFGRESFLDRVDISTDEFYHRLSTQDIFPTTTQPSPNAFLNVFKKLSRETDEILVITISKRLSGTFDSALSSVPLLEKPGCRIEVVNSGTTAAALGLLVIWASKQATSGMPLDELKKAVEDRAPDSKPVMAFDTLKYLAKGGRIGRAQGLAGSLLSIKPVLTIRDGEVAPLTRVRSMAGGIDVLYNFAASHKNIDEMAVEHATTPDLADALVERLGAIYPQEKIYRTTVSPVLGAYMGPSVLSVSVLGKS
- a CDS encoding DegV family protein, yielding MPIRIVTDSTADISTEIVEKLGITVVPVYVRFGNDVFRDGVDICQDAVYQRMLAENSIPTTSQPTPADFSNTYSELLKAEGDIVSIHLSCKLSGTYNSAQTGRDLTTAKNRVTVLDSMSLSMGLGLSVITAARLAQAGANLESIINSVKETPSVTRIVAVFDTLKYVLRSGRLGAAKALIGGILNVKPMITLRDGTFWPVGIARTRSKALDSLVEMVKKSSHIEDIAIVYATTLDEALSLKKQLSSYVDAGRLYVSCLGPALGAHGGPGTIIVALRQRMLPATV
- the recG gene encoding ATP-dependent DNA helicase RecG, producing MLAPIDKLHAVLALERQKAYGNTAVIGGLDRFLSNWAIEAAADISNRVALTKFKKYFSGFNYGSKSIPERVAAIEDLLRFMETFHQPVSPMVAEAQVIPYSTGNTPVTAKVPGRKGSVAAIPTPIPSPASFDLPVTSLKGVSDAIAAKLNKLGITCVRDLLHHFPARHLDYSRMAKISSLSPGPEQTIVANLWEVRLTTPGGHRSTEAVLGDETGNIRALWFNNPYLVRQLHTGEQLVISGKVTLFKGTLVFESPAWEKLEDKELVHTGRLVPVYPLTAGLYPRAVRKLMKEVVVGFSPALIEYLPDDILKRRNLIGFSQAIAQAHFPADDTMKDASRVRLAFDELFFLQLGVLARKRAWQSSQPGVPIPIDTALLDKFIRSLPFQLTHAQKKSLSDILSDMSRPEAMSRLLQGEVGSGKTVVATAATLMSIAAGFQSAFMAPTEILAEQHFRSVIQMLELLATEKQSGDNSISFLGILPERPLTVALLIGDTKESTKSLTRNRLKSGEIDLIIGTHALIQKDMKYKSLGMAVIDEQHRFGVEQRQSLRQKGTNPHILVMTATPIPRTLALTLYGDLDLSVINELPPGRQTIKTRWLKPEQRSSAYAFIKKQVDLKQQAFIICPLVEESEAIQAKAATAEYETLKLEIFPQYRLGLLHGRMNAKEKESVMAAFSAGKLDILVSTPVIEVGIDVPNATVMLIESADRFGLSQLHQFRGRVGRGKEQSYCMLLAENPSEIANTRLSVIENTQDGFILAEEDLKLRGPGEFFGTRQSGLPDLKMARLSDVPILEMARDEATRLFDDDPKLKKPEHRALYQELIRVWPQTGEWS